The Methanoculleus marisnigri JR1 genome window below encodes:
- a CDS encoding nucleoside-triphosphatase yields MNHRAPVFIITGGQGQCKTTFLHLVLGLIVGLNVRVRGVIAPGHLRDGRRSGFTLVDLATGEHEELCSIDPDPRCEAHGRFYFRPEGLVFGRRALAPPDPRETDLMVIDEVGRFELQGAVWAEQLDHLLAHPHPPMVWTVRRRLLDTVVERWKITNAVVVDVGAASVMATAEAVMDAVWEWREAQAFSPVPAPPVPGDRIAAPPQCADAAAGAPRSTPVILRRCYGPDE; encoded by the coding sequence ATGAACCACCGGGCGCCGGTCTTCATCATCACCGGCGGGCAGGGCCAGTGCAAGACGACGTTCCTGCATCTGGTTCTCGGGCTCATCGTCGGGCTGAACGTCCGGGTCCGCGGGGTCATCGCCCCGGGACACCTGCGGGACGGGCGGAGGTCGGGGTTCACTCTGGTCGACCTCGCCACCGGCGAGCACGAGGAACTCTGTTCGATCGACCCCGACCCGCGGTGCGAGGCCCACGGCCGGTTCTACTTCCGCCCCGAGGGGCTCGTGTTCGGCCGCCGGGCGCTCGCGCCGCCGGACCCGCGGGAGACGGATCTCATGGTCATCGACGAGGTGGGGAGATTCGAGCTCCAGGGCGCGGTCTGGGCGGAGCAGCTCGACCACCTGCTCGCGCATCCGCACCCGCCGATGGTCTGGACGGTCCGGCGCCGGCTGCTCGATACGGTCGTAGAGCGGTGGAAGATCACGAACGCCGTCGTGGTGGACGTCGGAGCCGCGAGCGTCATGGCGACGGCGGAGGCCGTGATGGATGCCGTCTGGGAGTGGCGCGAGGCACAGGCGTTCTCCCCGGTTCCGGCGCCTCCGGTTCCGGGGGATCGTATCGCCGCTCCTCCCCAGTGCGCGGACGCGGCCGCCGGGGCACCGCGGAGCACCCCGGTGATCCTCCGGCGATGCTACGGCCCGGACGAGTGA
- a CDS encoding DUF5714 domain-containing protein: MNQERACSACRKNLAPRERGAEPAPPGEETLSNLDLIERVCLTTTETDPLALACTIMRHPQVSLHGPEHHFLVPAVLLAAYYNHRGSPEKKEPALRQARKRAEAVQPAFCGTHGTCGAAIGTGIFMSLITHSGPLKKEEWSLSNQMTARSLTAIAVSGGPRCCKRDSWLAIGEAVKFLAEKCGIRLPVTEHIACEYATVNRDCTGYECPFYPGEESGPRPPSV; this comes from the coding sequence ATGAACCAGGAGAGGGCCTGTTCAGCCTGCAGGAAGAACCTCGCCCCGCGCGAGAGGGGGGCGGAACCGGCGCCGCCGGGCGAGGAGACGCTCTCGAACCTCGACCTGATCGAGCGGGTCTGCCTGACGACGACCGAGACCGATCCGCTCGCGCTCGCCTGCACGATCATGCGGCACCCACAGGTCAGCCTCCACGGCCCGGAGCACCACTTCCTGGTGCCGGCCGTCCTGCTTGCGGCTTACTACAACCACCGCGGGAGCCCGGAGAAGAAGGAACCGGCGCTCCGGCAGGCGAGAAAACGGGCCGAGGCCGTCCAGCCGGCCTTCTGCGGCACGCACGGGACCTGCGGTGCGGCGATCGGCACCGGGATCTTCATGAGCCTCATTACGCACTCCGGCCCGCTGAAGAAGGAGGAGTGGTCGCTCTCCAACCAGATGACGGCGCGGAGCCTCACGGCGATAGCCGTGAGCGGCGGGCCGCGCTGCTGCAAACGCGATTCGTGGCTCGCGATCGGCGAGGCGGTGAAGTTCCTCGCCGAGAAGTGCGGTATCCGTCTACCGGTGACGGAGCATATCGCATGCGAGTACGCGACCGTAAACCGCGACTGCACGGGTTACGAGTGCCCGTTTTACCCCGGCGAGGAGTCCGGGCCGCGCCCTCCATCAGTATAA